Genomic segment of Candoia aspera isolate rCanAsp1 chromosome 2, rCanAsp1.hap2, whole genome shotgun sequence:
CTTCTGCAATACATAATCAAGATTGGGAACTCTCCTGTGAAATATTGGATAGTCCTAATATTTAAGGGGTGCAGGAACTATTGTCTCGGAAGTCCAGTAATCCACAGGGAAGGAGCAACCTGCAACATCAGCCAACCCGCAGTGGAGGAGCAACCAATACAACGCCATCCCCTCTGACAAACAGCATTGGAATATTCCTCTTGGTAGACTGTGGAGGGAAAAGGCAGCAAGTCTTAGGCTATATTCAAGaatacaaaacaaatacaaaaatagttCTGCTTAAAGTGCCTTGAATTCATACATTCTGGAAGTAAGAttattcagtttaaatttatttgcaCAATGAATACTAACCATATTAATCTTTCATCCAACACTGTATAATACAATTCAGGTCAAAACAAAACACCGATCTGATTAGCAAAGAGTAAGATAGCATTTAAATTTATGCACCTTCGCACTTCTAATATTTGAAACATTAAGCGTTTAAAAACATTAGAAATTCTTACCTTATAAATTTCTTCGTAAGTTTCTTCATCAATTTCTATTGTTGTCACAGTCTCTTCAACATCACccaaaatcatatttaaatgCTGGTCATATGCCTTTGAAAGTGAAACAGGCTTATAAATATTGTTCTGATGGCATCATTTATGtggcacaaatatttatttatcatatttttatcactgcccatctcccccatatgggAAAGAATTAAAAATCCCAGCTTTAATATATAGTAATTTGCTTCCGCTTTTTTCCAGTTTGGATAAAAATGGAAATGCTCAACCTAACTGATTATCATGCATACTCCAAACTGATTTCTGTGGTTACATTCTATGCATAATTGTTGGAAATGCAATACTCAGgctgatttttcttttatattggtGTATAAAAcccaacaattctggaagatgggtttattacagaatgaaacaaatgttaaatgttgaattctctttcctgccagctATTTTTCTGTTGAACATTATCAAACCTTAGATCCCTAAAACTATACTAAGATGGCTCTTATAACAGCTGTCAGGACTCTTTGTACCTTTTACTGGAAATCACACATAATTCCCTCTAAAGAGAGGGCAAACTAAGTTGTGGTAGTACGCATCTAAGTCAAATATaatttcatatttgaaaaacaagtttGGCACAGAAttttaattcaacttggaaaccatttatggattATAATTCTACATCGGGACATGTACtacatccaaagtttgggttgCTCAACGTAAGGATTTAATATAATGGCCTCTGTTTGAATTGCTAAAGAATAGTAGTATTTGACAGATACTTTTGTTAATAGGTTGTTCTGACTTCTGACTAATTATACTGAGCACTTTAGTTAATTATTGAATATGGACTTGATCTTAATAATGGTTTTGAAATCTCAAATTAATACAAGAAACTTTAATATGCAGTACTGATCTAATGATACCTCaaaattttaattttcagtttgtaaaactcttttctattcttttttcgtttttctaattttttatacTATGTTTCCTCTTGGtaggatttttaaatatatactgaaataaatattctgtgcACACAACACAGCCATCCGAACTTTAATGAAAAGCTCGTAAGCAGGACACTAAGTGAAGAGCATCCTTCTGTTCACACACTGGACAGTTCTGAACAATATTCACTGACTAGTTGCTGTTATTATAACTCAGTGAACAGAAAACCTATTTCTGTAATTTACTGTGCATTCACAAAGATGGCTCTTGCTATTTGGAGCAGGGAACAGGCAATCCACTCTAACAACCACAGATAAGACCATGCAAAAATGTACtttactgttttatgttttatgtatgcataaaatatacaaaaacacCCCCCAAATTATCCTTCAACTATGTGCCAAAAATGTGGATATGCAAAATTACACATTATGAAACTGCAGATAAAGAGGGTAACCTCTATCACCTTGTGAAAGGTTTCTCTAGTTATGCAGTGTAGATTAAGGGAATATACTTTCAGCTCTTTCTCCACAACATTGAAATAATACTGAGGGCCAACATTTGAGTCTCCAAAGTAGTCCTCCATCCCATGTATAATGCTACTATTTTTCTAAAGAAACTTTAACCTTTCAATAAACAAAAACCATTATATCTTGCTTTTAAAACCAGCTGAAGtagttcagttttttttaaaaaaaataaaacaaagcatgaTTGATGCATTTGCCTGAGAAAAGCATAAGTACCAGCTTACCCAATGAAAAACTGTGATTAATTTGTTTTTGGTAGAGCACAATACATATCACTATGCATACAGATCACTAATAAACCATAATTTGAAACCCTAATTGTTTTGCTAACTAATTGCAGCTGTGGTGTAAAGCTGTGGATTTAAAAACGAAGATTCAAGGTTTGTATATGTTTTTTAACTTATCACTAGTTTGTTTGTGCTCATATCAAACCTCCAACCAATCCAGAGATATAACACAAAAACAGATTTAGAAAGGAAAGTAGAAATCAGAAACAAGCTAAACAAGCTACCACTACTTTGATCAACTGACTGGATTTTTGCTTGtataacaaaccatggttaaattatAACTTAACACTAGTTTTTCTCCACAATCACCTACTACTGAAGGAGCATTGCTCCTAATTTGTTTTactcttaagaaaaaaataatctttaaagcAGAAGTACAAAAGTGCAGCAAAACAGGTGAGCTAAGCCTGGTAGATGCATTTCACCCCTTCAGAGCCACTTGCAAATGGGCCCTGGCTATACTTGTGCTTGGAGTGTGGTTCTCAATAGAGACCATAAAATCTGTTGCAATCCTTGTGCTGAAAGAAATTGTACAACTCTGCTTTAAAATTTCAGCCCCCCCCCATGTAATTTTA
This window contains:
- the LSM3 gene encoding U6 snRNA-associated Sm-like protein LSm3, with the translated sequence MADEVDQQQTTNTVEEPLDLIRLSLDERIYVKMRNDRELRGRLHAYDQHLNMILGDVEETVTTIEIDEETYEEIYKSTKRNIPMLFVRGDGVVLVAPPLRVG